From the genome of Brassica napus cultivar Da-Ae chromosome A2 unlocalized genomic scaffold, Da-Ae chrA02_Random_11, whole genome shotgun sequence:
GAATGTGGTTCGTTTAAGCAATCAGCATAGATCCTATCAGATTTATATTCGGATTACTGCAACTGTTCTATTAGGCTAAACATTGCTCATCTGTTGACCAAATATTTTACCACAAGGATTTTAGCTCATTGAACCCGGTTTACTACTGATATGTTCAAACCAAAATCTGAAGGCATCGTCAAATCAGTTAATAAACTAACAGTGcatgttttgttgatttgttccATTATGAGATGTAAAATTTTGGTCAAAACTCAAAGCTATAAGCCTAAAATGAACAATGCAAAGGAGATAACAAgtactatataataaaatgaacaaaataaaatgaaatgaaagaAATGAGAGGAAAGATTGAAGTGACACATTGAAAGAAAGACTAGTTTCTGAGCCTCTCCTCTGATATGTATCCTCCTATTCTGTCTTCCCCACTCTGTCTTGTTCCTTTCACATTCCTCTCAGTTTACCATTATACCCCTTATTTAcatccctctctctttctctaaccataaatgcttcttcttctacttgtcTCTGTGTTTCTTATCATAGACTCTTGTTATTTTCCTAGACCCAGCCTCTCTCTTTTGATTTCAAAGTCTTCAAACTTTCTCTAGACTCACATGAAAGTTTCTACTGTATGGTGATAACTCCCGACTTCCAAAACCAGCATGTTCACTACTTACAATCCCacccttcttctccttctccttgttTTCATCTCTCCACAAGTCTCATCCTCTCTTCAACCTGTCCAGCTTCCAAGTTCTTCTCAAGTAATCAACACATCCTTATCTTTCTCTCAAATAATTTGTCCTCATTTTTCCACTTTGATTGCTCCAAAGTGAATGGTTTGCTTTCTGATTCAGGTAGCTTTAGTAGAAGTTAAAGCGAGGCTAGGTTCTAGACCACCAAGCTGCCACAACAAATGCAATAGCTGCCATCCTTGCATGCCCACTCAAGTTCCCACTCTCCCTGGTCGCACCCGAGTTGACCCGTTTGCCGGTGGATTTGTACGGCCTCCTTCCTCACTAACCACCGTTCTTGGTCAATATTCTAACTACAAACCCATGGACTGGAAATGCCACTGCAATGGTCATTTTTATAACCCTTAAATCTCCA
Proteins encoded in this window:
- the LOC125593943 gene encoding EPIDERMAL PATTERNING FACTOR-like protein 1, whose protein sequence is MFTTYNPTLLLLLLVFISPQVSSSLQPVQLPSSSQVALVEVKARLGSRPPSCHNKCNSCHPCMPTQVPTLPGRTRVDPFAGGFVRPPSSLTTVLGQYSNYKPMDWKCHCNGHFYNP